A stretch of DNA from Engystomops pustulosus unplaced genomic scaffold, aEngPut4.maternal MAT_SCAFFOLD_108, whole genome shotgun sequence:
ctctcgccccttttctcttcccctctctctttctctcgccccttttctcttcccctctctctttctctcgccccttttctcttcccctctctctttctctcgccccttttctcttcccctctctctttctctcgccccttttctcttcccctctctctcgccccttttctcttcccctctctctttctctcggcCCCCTTTTCTCTTCCCCTCTTTCTCTCGGCCCccttttctcttcccctctctctttctctgcccccttttctcttcccctctctctttctctgcccccttttctcttcccctctctctttctctgccccccttttctcttcccctctctctttctctgccccccttttctcttcccctctctctttctctgccccccttttctcttcccctctctctttctctgccccccttttctcttcccctctctctttctctgccccccttttctcttcccctctctctttctctgccccccttttctcttcccctctctctttctctgccccccttttctcttcccctctctctttctctgcccccctttctcttcccctctctctttctctgcccccctttctcttcccctctctctttctctgcccccctttctcttcccctctctctttctctgcccccccttctcttcccctctctctttctctgcccccccttctcttcccctctctctttctctgccccccctctcttcccctctctctttctctcgccccctttctcttcccctctctctttctctcgcccctttctcttcccctctctctttctctcgccccttttctcttcccctctctctctttctctcgccccttttctcttcccctctctctctttctctcgccccttttctcttcccctctctctctctgcccccctttctcttcccctctctttctctgccccccctcttcccctctctctttctctgccccccctcttcccctctctctttctctgccccccctcttcccctctctctttctctgccccccctctcttcccctctctctttctctgccccccctcttcccctctctttctctgccccccctcttcccctctctctttctctgccccccctcttcccctctctctttctctcgttCCCCTTTTTGCTTGATCTTTCTCTCGACCCTTCTCAATTCTCCCTTTCTTTTCTCTCCCCTTCTCTCTGCTCTCTATTTCTCTCGCCCCCCTCTTTCTATTCTTTTTCGCTCtgtttctctctgtgtctctctctgtagCTCTCTCTGTCAGCTCTGTCTCTCGGCTCTTTCTATGtgtttctctctgtctctcttttgtctctgtgtcatatacagacatagacagacagagatagacaTTGCAGAGCAATTAGATTGTCATATGAAACAGTAACGAGAGACCTCCACCGACCCCCACACACCCCGAGAGATCCTGGAGGAGAGGAAAGGTCCATCTGATTCAGGAGAATCAAACTTCTGTACAAATCCAATAGCAACTAAATTAAACtgtataaactgtaaaaaaaaataaataaataacgagAGACAAaatcacaagagcttaaaatCTATGAAGAAGAAGTGACAGTGCTGATATAGTCACTGGGGGTAGAGATGTACATCCACCCACATAGAGAGCACCATGATGGACGCCTCGTGAGACCTGGAGCCGCACATCTGTAACTACATCACACTCTTTTGTTCAGGGAGTTCAACAATCTGATGGAGGTCGTGAGAGCTCCAGCCAAGAGGAGAACATTGTAAGGTAAGTGCTGACATCCACCTGGGGACCTGCTGTGGTCAGAACCCCCATCCTGGGCAGTGGTCCATCAATGACTCGGTGTGCACTCCCAGATCTCCTCAGCTTGTCACCACTTTCATTAGAATATGGTGACCCCCCCAACCTCTTTTGGGCTCCAGGTCCCTTCTCTAGACCAGTGCTCGAGTACAGGGGTCATTAATATATGGTCAGTCATGAGCAGGATGATCACATTACTGAAGATCTCTGATGCAGCTGTCAGCTTTGCTGATCACGGCCCCTGTCACCCTCTATGACCAGGGTAATGGACCATGGCGGCCAAGCCAGGTATACACGACTGTTACCAGGAGTAACCAATATAAAGTCAACATAGAGCAGGACACGGGACATGTCCAGGATGGAGGCAagattccaggaatatgaagagGAATGCCCCACGATCATCACATGGTTAGGATGATGACTCCCTGCAGTCTGCTCTGTGCCCAGGGGTGCACCATTGTGGAGACGGGATAGGTCCCTTTACCTTTATATATGTCTTCTGCTTTGTTTTTGCTTCTCTAGCTTTGACCAATGTCACCACATGCGTCTGGAGGAAAAGTTTACTCTGGAAGATTTACTGAGGTTGGAGAAGGTCTTCAGCAATCACAGTGTGCAAATAGAGAAGGCGGAGAACCTGGAGGAACCTCATGTATCGCTCCAGAACAAGAAGAAGCACCACAAAGCATCTCGCCAGCCCGGGAACATGACTCTGAGGGAGTTTCAGGAGGTTCTTGCTGGACTCTTTAAGCTGGAGTCCTGGGAAGAGAATATGGAGCTTCTGTTTAACAAGGTACACAGTCTCACAAAACACAGCGTGGCTACACATAATGGCTGACTTATGGCATCTCTTCTCAGGTGGACACCTCCTGTGATGGATTCATTGACTGGAGTGAGTTCTGTACCTACCTACTTCTACAGTACAAGGAGCGAGACTACATGGCAGCACAAAGGGTCACATTTGTTGGAGAGCCCACCATAAGACTGTGCTCGCGTAATAAGGTCAGTGTGATCACACATTATGGGGCGACCAGTAGATATTAGGTGGTGGCCCATATTTACAGACCAGGTATTAACCTATTTGTTCCCACAGCAAGAGCCTACCTGCCGGGTCCTGGCCATCAGCTGTCTCCCATCACTCTGGTTCCTGAGTGTCAGTAAAGGGGGGGTCTTTACTCTGTGGGATGCCACCCTACACCCCCAGAAGTACTATGAGGTAGGTAACAAGAGAAGGAGTTGACAGATGCTGCAGACAACTAAGAGGAATGGGCTCACCTGGCAGGACATAACAGGTCAGGCTTAGGTTGGTCCATTTTCTCCTAAGACCCTTCATCTTCATGGCAGATGCATTCTACAGACTCACGGGTTGGAAAAAGGAGGTTTAAGTCCTGGGTGACGGATGCAGTGTACATGCCCGATGTGCAGAAGGTTGCTGTGGCCACTACCAGCCGAGACATTCATTTCTATGATGTGTCTACGGTCAGCTTCATGGAGGAGGTCCACCTGTTTGGTAGGCTGGTGGCAGCAGTCACATCATCTGGAGCTTTCTGTGAGTTGTGTACATGATGACTTCCAGTGATCCCTCTTCTTTTGCAGCTCTGACGCATACTGCCACCTGTTTCTACTACTGGTATGATACTCAGGTACACATGGACCTCTATGGTTCTGCTTGCCTGTCCCTCCACCTGATGACTGCCACTCACCACAATCTTCTTCTTATAGTCCACTGGTGGGCGGTCACTGCTCCTATGGGGTGACGAGAAGGGTGGCATAAGTCTTCTGTGGCTGCTGAAACCCAAGTCTGGATTGTTTGAGAAGCCGTTCACCCACCGGTCTGGCCCATCCGAGGTCTACATGCAGGTGGGTACAATCCTCTATGGGTCTATGGGCTTCAGTGCCAGTGTAGGGTGGTCATGTAGACTTCAGTAGCTTCTATCACTTCTGGAGCTTCAGGAGATGAGTGTCCAGCTGTTCATGGTTGTCGAAAGTTAGGACTACCACCGTCTCTTCTCCCTTCCATTCTGTCCTACAGGATCTGAAGCTCCACAACGATTTTCTGAGTTATCAGTCCATTCCAGACGTCCACTCAGAAGCCATCACTAAAGTCATGTATGTGGCCAGTCAGGAACTCTTAGTTACGTCCTGTGGAAGCTCTCACAACTCAGTAGTCATCATGGATATTCACCAAAGAGGGAACGTTTACACCTGGAGGATCAGGAAGGTGGGTGAAGGTCGTCCATGTATGGAGGTTTTTATAAAGACCCCAATTTTCACTCCTCATTTCCTCATCCTGTGACAGGGGGTGCAATGCTTTGACTACTGCAAGACCCTCAGCCTGCTGGTGACGGGGGGGCTGGACCACAAGGTTAGGCTATGGAACCAGTATGTCCCAAGCCGCCCCACAGCCATCCTCTCAGAACATACCACCGCCATCTCAGATGTGACCATATATGAGCCCCTGATGCAAGTCTTCAGCTACTCCAAGGACTCGGTGAGTGAGACCAAGTGCTTGCACTCATACACATCAGTAGACGATCTCCGAGGCTACATGTGAGACCTTGGCTGCTTCTCTCCTAGTCCTGGGTGCGCTGGGGATCTCTATTTTGGGCCGGTCACCTTGGTACTGTCACCTGGTTGCCCTCAGGCTCCTCTCAGAGGCTTCTTCTCTCCACCAGGTGCTGAAGGTGTGGGACCTCTCGTCGTGCAGGTGTATTCAGACATTGGTGGTGAAGTTCCCTTGCATTGAGTTCGGACACTTAAAGGAACATGGAGGATTCTCCTTCTTACTGACGTCCTGCAGCCCGCGGTGTCTAGTTGTCACATACTCTGATTACATTGGATTGCTGAAGTTGTCCCAAAATGACCCCAGCGAGGACAACCGGACCACACATGAAGCTCCTCTCTCCACGCTCCTCTACAACGGCTTCTTTCATCAGGTGAGAACCTGGACAGGAGAAGGGCCCCaggtctgtcctgtgtatagatgagggaagggcccgggtctgtcctgtgtatagatgagggaagggccccgggcctgtcctgtgtatagatgagggaagggccccaggtctgtcctgtgtatagatgagggaagggccccgggtctgtcctgtgtatagatgagggaagggcccgggtctgtcctgtgtatagatgagggaagggccccgggtctgtcctgtgtatagatgagggaagggccccaggtctgtcctgtgtatagatgagggaagggccccgggtctgtcctgtgtatagatgatggaAGGGCCCCaggtctgtcctgtgtatagatgagggaagggccccgggtctgtcctgtgtatagatgagggaagggccccgggcctgtcctgtgtatagatgagggaagggccccgggtctgtcctgtgtatagatgagggaagggccccgggtctgtcctgtgtatagatgagggaagggccccgggtctgtcctgtgtatagatgagggaagggccccgggtctgtcctgtgtatagatgagggaagggccccgggtctgtcctgtgtatagatgagggaagggccccgggcctgtcctgtgtatagatgagggaagggcccgggtctgtcctgtgtatagatgatggaagggcccgggtctgtcctgtgtatagatgagggaagggccccgggtctgtcctgtgtatagatgagggaagggccccgggcctgtcctgtgtatagatgagggaagggcccgggtctgtcctgtgtatagatgagggaagggccccaggcctgtcctgtgtatagatgagggaagggccccgggcctgtcctgtgtatagatgagggaagggccccgggcctgtcctgtgtatagatgagggaagggccccaggcctgtcctgtgtatagatgagggaagggccccaggcctgtcctgtgtatagatgagggaagggccccgggtctgtcctgtgtatagatgagggaagggccccgggtctgtcctgtgtatagatgagggaagggccccgggtctgtcctgtgtatagatgagggaagggccccgggtctgtcctgtgtatagatgagggaagggccccaggtctgtcctgtgtatagatgagggaagggccccaggtctgtcctgtgtatagatgagggaagggccccgggtctgtcctgtttatagatgagggaagggccccaggtctgtcctgtgtatagatgatggaAGGGCCCgggcctgtcctgtgtatagatgagggaagggccccgggtctgtcctgtgtatagacgAGGGAAGGGcccgggtctgtcctgtgtatagatgagggaagggccccgggtctgtcctgtgtatagacgAGGGAAGGGcccgggtctgtcctgtgtatagatgagggaagggccccgggtctgtcctgtgtatagacgAGGGAAGGGcccgggtctgtcctgtgtatagatgagggaagggccccgggtctgtcctgtgtatagatgagggaagggccccggccgggcctgtcctgtgtatagatgagggaagggccccgggtctgtcctgtgtatagatgagggaagggccccaggcctgtcctgtgtatagatgagggaagggccccgggtctgtcctgtgtatagatgagggaagggcccgggcctgtcctgtgtatagatgagggaagggccccgggcctgtcctgtgtatagatgagggaagggccccgggcctgtcctgtgtatagatgagggaagggccccgggtctgtcctgtgtatagatgagggaagggccccgggtctgtcctgtgtatagatgagggaagggcccgggtctgtcctgtgtatagatgagggaagggccccgggcctgtcctgtgtatagatgagggaagggccccgggtctgtcctgtgtatagatgagggaagggccccgggtctgtcctgtgtatagatgagggaagggccccgggtctgtcctgtgtatagatgagggaagggccccgggtctgtcctgtgtatagatgagggaagggctcCAGGATGATTGGTgctgatgatgtagcagagctgatacagcTCC
This window harbors:
- the LOC140107058 gene encoding cilia- and flagella-associated protein 337-like, coding for MMTSSDPSSFAALTHTATCFYYWYDTQSTGGRSLLLWGDEKGGISLLWLLKPKSGLFEKPFTHRSGPSEVYMQDLKLHNDFLSYQSIPDVHSEAITKVMYVASQELLVTSCGSSHNSVVIMDIHQRGNVYTWRIRKGVQCFDYCKTLSLLVTGGLDHKVRLWNQYVPSRPTAILSEHTTAISDVTIYEPLMQVFSYSKDSVLKVWDLSSCRCIQTLVVKFPCIEFGHLKEHGGFSFLLTSCSPRCLVVTYSDYIGLLKLSQNDPSEDNRTTHEAPLSTLLYNGFFHQVVTASDDSSIIVWDVETGNKSLLLRNAHGDEEITCMTLDPSHRKLLTGARDGTIKVTQGQTLLQATRDRRFSRPPGTDASPGHQGQTLLQATRDRRFSRPPGTDASPGHQGQTLLQATRDRRFSRPPGTDTSPGRQGQTLLQAARERRFSRPPGRDASPGHQ